Proteins from one Cryptomeria japonica unplaced genomic scaffold, Sugi_1.0 HiC_scaffold_1590, whole genome shotgun sequence genomic window:
- the LOC131873360 gene encoding UDP-glycosyltransferase 72B1-like — MEKPHLAIFPLSAGMGHFLPLAEFAKRLCEFHGFSITLIISRWLWTSRPPALLERLASSALDIRITEIPHITVDEDEPDMKIETSVSKFVLKAEPHIEEVLLQSSRSSSPISAFITDFFCTDLLDVTAKLKVPSYLFVPASASLVCLMLHLPKLVSEIKVSFKDADFDVEIPGLPLIPARDLLTPLQDRSNSAFKWVVHHASRFKEASGILINTFAELEEEAMKILGTPATPTIYPIGPLMVTESDAHDESRCLKWLDEQPPSSVLFVAFGSGAIFSRQQIIDLAIGLEASGHRFLWVIRGYKSGDSSSLETDISQLLPEGFQSRTWDRGFVLLNWAPQVRILSHPSTGGFLSHCGWNSTLESVSHGVPMIGWPLFAEQRMNKVILVKQIQVAIDLKMESTGFVRREEVERAVRELMEGEEGRKAREKMIELKDKAKIAMMVGGSTMKATASAAAGLGHRPSLNT; from the coding sequence ATGGAGAAGCCACATCTCGCCATTTTTCCCCTCAGCGCTGGGATGGGGCATTTCCTTCCGTTAGCTGAGTTTGCAAAGCGTCTCTGTGAGTTTCATGGCTTCTCCATCACCCTCATCATCAGCAGGTGGTTGTGGACATCTCGGCCACCTGCACTTCTTGAACGATTGGCCTCCTCTGCTCTCGACATACGTATTACAGAGATTCCTCACATCACTGTGGATGAAGATGAGCCAGACATGAAAATAGAAACCAGTGTTTCGAAGTTCGTGCTGAAAGCAGAGCCACACATTGAAGAAGTTCTTCTTCAATCGTCGCGTTCATCTTCGCCCATCTCTGCTTTTATTACAGACTTCTTCTGTACGGACCTGCTCGACGTTACCGCCAAGCTGAAGGTGCCATCTTATCTATTCGTTCCGGCCTCTGCTTCTCTTGTCTGCTTAATGTTACATCTTCCCAAGCTCGTTTCGGAGATAAAAGTTTCATTTAAAGACGCCGATTTTGATGTGGAGATACCAGGGCTACCGCTGATTCCAGCCAGAGATCTGCTCACTCCTCTTCAGGACAGATCGAATTCTGCATTTAAATGGGTGGTCCACCATGCCTCCCGCTTCAAGGAAGCATCAGGAATTCTCATTAACACCTTTGCTGAACTAGAGGAGGAAGCCATGAAAATCCTAGGCACACCTGCAACACCCACCATCTATCCAATAGGCCCGTTGATGGTCACAGAGTCTGATGCTCACGACGAGTCTAGGTGCCTCAAATGGTTAGATGAGCAGCCTCCATCGTCCGTTCTGTTTGTGGCATTTGGAAGCGGCGCCATTTTTTCGAGGCAGCAAATCATAGATCTGGCGATTGGACTCGAAGCCAGCGGCCACCGGTTCCTGTGGGTGATACGCGGGTACAAATCTGGGGACTCCTCTTCTCTGGAAACTGACATTTCTCAGCTTTTACCGGAGGGTTTTCAGAGTCGAACCTGGGACCGTGGGTTTGTGCTTCTAAATTGGGCCCCTCAAGTACGGATCCTTTCTCACCCATCTACGGGAGGGTTCCTTTCTCATTGCGGGTGGAATTCTACGCTGGAGAGCGTGTCGCATGGAGTTCCAATGATCGGTTGGCCCCTGTTTGCCGAACAGAGGATGAACAAGGTCATACTGGTGAAGCAGATCCAAGTAGCAATAGATTTGAAGATGGAAAGCACCGGTTTTGTGAGGAGAGAAGAAGTGGAAAGAGCAGTGAGGGAATTGATGGAAGGAGAGGAGGGAAGAAAGGCGAGGGAGAAAATGATAGAGTTGAAGGACAAGGCCAAGATTGCTATGATGGTAGGAGGGAGCACAATGAAGGCCACTGCCAGTGCAGCCGCAGGTTTAGGACATAGACCAAGCTTGAATACCTAA